DNA from Triticum aestivum cultivar Chinese Spring chromosome 7D, IWGSC CS RefSeq v2.1, whole genome shotgun sequence:
tgccgataactcggttacaaaacatgatcatctcatacaacacattatatcacatcatgtcttgaccatatcacatcacaacatgccctgcaaaaacaagttagacgtcctctactttgttgttgcatgttttacgtggctgctacgggtttagcaagaaccgttcttacctacgcatcaaaaccacaatgatagtttgtcaagttggtgttgttttaaccttcgcaaggaccgggcgtagccacactcggttcaactaaagtgagagagacagaaacccgccggtcacctttaagcaacgagtgctcacaacggtgaaaccagtctcgcgtaagcgtacgcgtaatgtcggtctgggccgcttcatctcacaataccgctgaaccaaagtatgacatgctggtaagcagtatgacttatatcgcccacaactcacttgtgttctactcgtgcatagcatcaacgcataaaaccaggctcggatgccactgttggggaacgtagtaatttcaaaaaatttcctacgcacacgcaagatcatggtgatgcatagcaacgagaggggagagtgttgtccacgtaccctcgtagaccgacagcggaagcgttatcacaacgcagttgatgtagtcgtacgtcttcacgatccgaccgatcaagtaccgaacgtacggcacctccgagttctacacacgttcagctcgatgacgtccctcgaactccgatccagccgagtgttgagggagagtttcgtcagcacgacggcgtggtgacgatgatgatgttccaccgacgcagggcttcgcctaagctccgcaacggtattatcgaggtgtaatatggtggaggggggcaccgcacacggctaagagatctcaaggatcaattgttgtgtctctggggtgcccccctgcccccgtatataaaggagcaagggggaggcagccggccaaggggagaggcgcgccaaaggggggagtcctactcccaccgggagtaggactcctcctttccttgtgggagtaggagaagggaagggggaaggagaaagaaggaagggggcgcccccctccctagtccaattcggactagcccatggggaggggtgcggccaccctttggggtctttccctcctttcccgtatggcccattaaggcccaatacgaattcccgtaactctccggtactccgaaaaatacccgaatcactcggaacctttccgaagtccgaatatagtcgtccaatatatcgatctttacgtctcggccatttcgagactcctcgtcatgtccccgatctcatacgggactccgaactccttcggtacatcaaaactcaataaaactgtcatcgtaacgttaagcgtgcggacccttcgggttcgagaactatgtagacatgaccgagacacctctccggtcaataaccaatagcgggacctggctcccacatattctacgaagatctttatcggtcagaccgcataacaacatacgttgttccctttgtcatcggtatgttacttgcccgagattcgatcgtcggtatctcgatacctagttcaatctcgttaccggcaagtctctttactcgttccgtaatacatcatcccgcaactaactcattagtcacaatgcttgcaaggcttgtagtgatgtgcattaccgagtgggcccagagatacctctccgacaatcggagtgacaaatcctaatctcgaaatacgacaacccaacaagtacccttggagacacctgtagagcacctttataatcacccatttacgttgtgacgtttggcagcacacaaagtgttcctccggtaaacgggagttgcataatctcatagtcataggaacatgtataagtcatgaagaaagcaatagcaacatactaaacgatcgggtgctaagctaacggaatgggtcaagtcaatcacgtcattctcctaatgaggtgatcccgttaatcaaatgacaactcatgtctatggctaggaaacataaccatctttgattaatgagctagtcaagtagaggcatactagtgacactctgtttgtctatgtattcacacatgtattatgtttccggttaatacaattctagcatgaataataaacatttatcatgatataaggaaatatataatactttattattgcctctagggcatatttccttcaagaagatGAGGTGGAGCGAAGATAGGGAGATCGCGTTACCTGGGCCGTCATTCATCATGCGCCGCTCCTTCTCATCGCCCTCCCCGCGTGGAGCTCCTCCTGGAGTCAATGAAGAAGAAACGATATGGTAAGGGCGCGATCCACCGCTCCAATCTAAAGAGATGATATGGCTGCAGTGTGCTGCCGCTTGAAGTTGCCGCACGCAGGAGGAGGTCAGCGACGGAGATAGAGCCACGAGATCGAGAGCGATGGAATTGGGGGAAGGGGAGTGGGAGCCTGGAGGTGGGACGACGTGCGTACGTGggctgttttattttcttttcctttttttttctttcgtgcgAGGAGGTCCTTTTTTCACGTACGAGGAGAGGGGGAATCGAACGAGGCGGATCTCGTACATGGGCTGAGTTGGTGATTTTTGGGCTGCTACATGCGTGTGGACCTCGGGTGATGGTTTTTGTTTGAAGGGAGGGGGGATCGaacgaggtcgaaccatcacgacgttcgatccccctttaatagtagagactaTGTTGCATCTAGCTTTTGCTGGGCTCTCAAGCAACATACTGCAAAAAAAAAATTGTACATTGCAAACAAAAATGAAGACACAATCAATACATACACAGTGTTTGGAATCAATCATTTTGTTTACTTATACAGTATATAGACCTCTCTTCACAACGGTTTGCCTACTTTGTCACCAAAATCAAATTATGGGAATGCCTTTGTGTGTTTGGCCCATCAAAGTCCTTGTGTGAGCTCCGTTTAACACGCTAATCCACCTAACAAATACTATACATCTGTCATACGATATACTCCACACAAACAAGCAATAGCCGGAACCAAACGCTCAGACGAAATTATTCCATTCTATCCCATTAGCTATATCAAACAAAGAGATAAAGCCATTACATTTCACTCCACTTGATTTTACAACCAAACACACCTTGATGTCCAGCAGCTGTTGATAGGCACGGTGCATTCCACGGAAGTTCCAACCCGAACCGTGGATCGGAATCCTACGGTCGTGATCTCGACACGTCCAGCCAGACGACCCCTTCGAAGCGACGCGACAGATTCCAGAGCACCACCACCGTGGTCGCCGCCGGCTCCGCTCGCGCAACAGCACACGATGCTGCGCCGCGTCGCGCCGCCGCTCCGCCGAGCCCTCGCCTCCTCCGCCGTCCCGCACCGCGGAGGCGCGCGCCTTCCCGACCCGGGCCTCTCGTCTCCCCACGCCCTACCCCCGCAATGGCGCCGCTgggcttccgccgccgccgcttcctcgctcccgccgcctccgccgtctccTCCCCAGGGCCCGCCGCGGCACGCGGGCGGGGGATCCGCCGCGTCGTCGCTGAACCCCGCCGAGGTGGCCAAGTTCGCCGCCATCGCCGAGACCTGGTGAGATCCCACTCTGGCCTCCTGAGTCGGTGAACCCCCGTGCTTTATGCTCTGAATGTTTGGTTAAAAATTTGGAGCAAACTGGAGCTGCAAAAATTGTTGGACCTGTTGGATCCGAATAGCGAAATAGGCCTGCCACAGGTCACAATGATGAACATTATGCACAGGGAATCAGTCACTGTTGGCATCGCGAGCACCAGACTTAGGTACTTGTTCTGGTGCAGCCATGAGTTGCTTAGAAGTTAGAATAAGCTGCAACAGCTGGTGTAGTTTGTCGACGCTTTCCAGTGAATTGGTATACATTTTTGTTCTGTATATATCATCAACATGCctctatatatgttatatatatatatatcaacgtGCCTCAACATGTTCAGGGAATTGCACGAAAAGTACTATGGTGTGCGTTGAGAATGCCTACATAGTTTTTCATGTTTAACAATGGTTATTAAAATCAAATCTGGTGTTTGGGGTCTTTCTATCATATCATCTCTGTTCTATGAAGAAGCATTTGTCTGCCACTCTGCCAGTGCAGCACTTAGTATAGTCTGTATGTTAAGATGCTCAAAGTGAAGGGCGTGGCAAGTTTTTCCTTTGCATATGATTGGTTACTGATGATGATACTGCTTCTGGAATAAATAGGTGGGATTCTCAAGGTCCATTCAAACCATTGCATTTGATGAATCCGACAAGGCTGTCTTTTATCCGCTCCACACTCTGTAGACATTTCAGGTACATTTAACGTATCCTGCATTTTGTTTTCTATAGAGCATTGCTGTTGTGgttgttagtttttctttttccctGAAGAGAAGACAAGTACTGGACTACTTATTGTACTGTTCCTTATTCTGTATTGTGATTATTTTTCCGTTGCTCATTTCTCATCATCAATATCGTTGCCTTTTGCTGTATTTTGCCTAAGTTCATCCTAAGAGATCCAGATTTGCTCTACTGTCTAAAGTTGTTAATTCTTCCAGGAGGGATCCATATTCAGCTAAGCCACTCGAAggtcttaaagttattgatgttgGATGTGGAGGTGGCATTCTCTCAGAGGTATAAAGGCTTTGTCAGCCAATTTTTTGTAATAATTAAAACCTTCTGGTGGTTAATATACTAGATGGTAAATAGTTTTTGAGGGTTTTTCATCTGTGTGAAAGGGAGAATTAAGTCATCTAGTTCACTGATATAGAAATGGATAATGAATATGCAATATTTTCCTTCTTACTTATCATATTCTGTTTTATGTCAGGTATCACATTATACAACTTACTCACATTGAACTTTTAGATTTAAATTCCTATTCACAACTATAGCTATCTTCAGCATTTTGACTTGCTGATCTCTATAGCCTATAATAAATGTCTTAAACTATCCATGATGTGTTCTCCTTGCCTACAGCCTGAGTTAAGCTTATTGATGTGTACTTGGGATAAACCCAGAACTTCAagtatttttgaacggagggagtactaactagTTGGTTTGAAATTGTCAGTCTTTGTCTCAGGTCAACGTCTTTTTAGTGTTACAATGCAATTGGGACTTTAACATGTGTTCCCTCATGTGATTGAACTGATGGATAAAATATTTGTTGACCTTTTGGATCATCTGTGTTGGATGACAGCCTCTTGTTCGGATGGGAGCTACAGTTACTGGTATTGATGCTGTTGACAAGAATATAAAGATTGCGCACATTCATGCCGTATGTATTACTCATCTTCATGTCAATTGTTTAGTAGAAATAGCTGTGCTTATTTTCTTGTCACTTATTTTACGTATAATTTAGACGAGAAAGGTATACTGCTAAGTTTTATTATTGGCTTCCTGCTGATAACAGTGAAACATATAATGCTAATAAATACGGTCTTGTTCATACTTTACCTGATGATATAGCATATGATCACTATGCATGCAGTATTAAGCCTTTTAGGACTGATGGCTTCTATGTTTTTTTCCTCGACCTTTAGTCCTTTTACTCATGTATAAATATCAAATGCCCCTAGAAGTGCATCGATTGTTCATGATTTTACACTGCCGAAATTGCCAGAACCATGATGGATTTATTATATTTTTAGCCAACGATTTTTGCTTCGTTCCTTTGCAGGCATCTGATCCAACAACTGCTTCCATTGAGTATTGCTGCACAACCGCTGGTAATGGCTTCCAGGGCATATTCCAGTGACAGTTAGTTATGTAGCCCAACTATGTAGTTCAAACATTTGATGTCTTGATTGAACATATATTTTCTCAGTAATTAACCAGACTGTAAAGGAAGACCCTCAGCTTTCAAATTTAGACAAGATAGATTAAATTGAGATATATAAGTAATTTACATCTGCTGTTTCTTATGGCTGAAAATAGCAAAACTTATATGTATTATTGTTCATATGCAGAGGATTTGGTAAAAgagaacaagcaatttgatgctgTAATTTCTCTTGAGGTATGAACATTTTTCGTCCTGTCTTACACCCCTGTTGTCTTCCAAAGGTGTTTGATAAAAAATAGATTGCCTCCATAGCTCATTTAGCATAGCATACACTATCAGAGAGGTGTTTTGGTAATTCACTGATGCAGGATCCCTTTTAAAACCTTTGTTTGATATTGAAGACTGCTTTTATCATGTATTACAAGCATATAGGCTATAGcttctgctagaaccgtgtgttagGGGGGCTGCTGGCTCTAGCCACTCAAAGAATGGATATAATCCAATAAGGGATACAATCCCATTAGTTAGGACAGTTCAACTTATATTTTATTTGTCAGGGGCATCAATACAAATAGAAGAGCCATCTCCGCCATCCAATCAATTAAGCTACAAGAAGTTCATGATGAATCTATTCTGCCTGCATGTGTAGTCTCCCTCATTTTTTTGTCGTCTCTCAACCCCTAAGTCAAGTCATGTGTTCAACGAAAAGGAGACACCAGTGCAAAATATTGGGAGAACTTTGTGAATATCATAACACATACCACACTGTATAGGCTCTTTGTGAATAGGATGATTAAGTACTGTGTGCCTTGCACGTACAGCTTTCTTAACTAAACTAGTGTACTGGATCAAAAAAATGAATTATCTTAATATATTTGCAGGTGATTGAGCATGTTGCCAATCCTTTGGAGTTCTGCCAATCTCTATCAGCTTTGACAGTTCCTAATGGTGCCACTGTGATTTCTACAATCAACCGGTCAATGAGAGCATATGCGGCTGCCATTGTTGGTGCTGAATATATTCTCAGATGGGTTAGTCTTATTGTCCATCTTGCATTTTTTTTGTTTCAATTCCTACGGAAGATTGATTCACATAGTTGGCAGTCAACGGTTGCTAGCTTAGCAAAATCTTGACTCCTGAGATTGTAAGATGTCCTAATTGCTAATGCTCATGACTCATGAGCAGTCTCAAGCCAAAAGAAATGTTGTTCAATTCATCAGCCTATCATATGACTTTGCATATGCAATGGTAGGAAGGGCTGTGTATAGCCGTGTATAACAGATGACAGATAAATATGGATATATTGATCTGTATAGCTGTGTTTGTTGGGCTAGAATTCAATAAGGGTTCAGATCCTCCAAGGAAATAGAGTGCTATCATGTTCATTCACAAAATAATCAACAAGCTGTTTCAATATATGCTCATCCCTACTAAGGTTGATGCTCCGATGAATCTGAATCAATGACACTGTACTCTTAAAGTCTTAATGGTTTTCTTTGTACTTTTACAGCTTCCTATAGGCACACATGAGTGGTCCAAACTAGTCACCCCCGAGGAGCTAGTCCTAGCACTGCAACGAGCCTCAATCTCCGTAAGCTACTATTAATCACTCCCACGCGATGATCTTGCTGCCACTTTATATAACTGACAGCTTTGACATCTTGTCTCCAGGTGGAGGAAATGGCAGGGTTCTTCTACAATCCGTTGACCAGAGAGTGGTCCCTGTCTGATGATACTAGTATAAACTACATTGCTTACGGCATCAAGAAAAGCGAAGCACCCTCGGCGACGCCACAGTAGCAAGATTAGCTAGTCGTGGTTGGAGAGGATGGATCGGTTGTGAATTACTGGAACAATTTTTGGGAAGCAAAACTTATGCCACTTAAGATCTTGGCAGGGATCACAATCAAGCAGCGGCAAAGAAAGGTTGTAATCCTGGAGTAGTCTTGTTTTCTTTGAGAAGTTGATGGGAGAGACCGGCTAACAAGTAGGGCTAGTTTAGTTTCCACTGTTTGTAATAAATGTATGCTTCATACAAGTTCATCAAGTTTGGGGTAATCCCCTGATCTACATTACATAAACAGAAATATACTGCCCCTGGGCAAGCAGGAACTGTCAGGTCAAGTGAAGGCTAATGTTTTTTGGTCATGTTTCTatttgcatttcttctactttttttttttgaaatttcttgtACTTGGTAGGTTGACATGTTGGTATGCTAAATAAAATGGATTTTCTGGAGGGTGGCACCCTTGATCCCAGTGCAAAAACGGGAATTCAGAAATATTCTGAATTTCTTGAAGACCAAAAGCAGACTTCAATGCCATTTTCATGCCGGGAGGAAATATGCAAATTTTGCTACACCTTAACCTGCAAGCTTATTCACCATTGCAGATTTCTACTCCATTTCGAACTTAAAACAAGCAAAGTCAGCCTGATGAATGGCAAACATGACTCAGATACATGAACAAACCACAAGCTTGAGAACAACCACCAACATAGCATTCTTCTCTGGTACTGAAATTAGTCCTAATCTCAACCATTATACTAACATACTGGCTGAGAACCAACCCTGGACATGCAACACTACTATTAAGGTTCAAACGCAAGTACACAATATCATCGCTTGTTTATTAAACGCAGGATGAACTGCCTACTAACGGTTCGATCAGCCATAACGCTACTACAGACATGGCTGAAGGTGGCAGCCAATAACACCAACGCATTACAGTCATAGGAGTAATAACCATTTCATTTTGCAACCAGACATGCTCATGCACCATCATCATCTTCGACAGTGTTGACGCGCTCGCACTCATCGATCCATTCGCTGTATCTGCAGGAAAGATAATACGATCTTCAGTTCCTGGTCTCTGACGTATTTGCACCAACTCACTAGTCAAGAGTTATTTGTTGGATTTGACTTACATATCAATAGGCTCAGTCAGCGCTGCACCAAATAAAACAGATAATTAGTACAATATACAATATACTAAATACATGTAGCTTAGCAAGGGTAAAAAACTCTACTGAACACTGTTTCCTTTACATGACATGGTTATAGTGTTATACACAAACTTGAAAACATGTGGCACAACAAAGGTTAACCCTCTACAACACTGTTTTTCATTTAAGCAATACTATTATACAGGTTCAGTTCTGAACTTCTGACGATGCAGGTTTATTTCAAGCAATTCAGTTAACTCAGACTTGGAACATGAAAAAATAGGGAGCCACAGGGCTTATCTTACAAGCATGGTTGTGTGATTCAATGACAACCAAGTACGCATATAACTGTACAAGATAACTACTTCGGCACTGCTCCATTATGACCTAGTTGATTAGAATGACTAAAACCCTAAAGAGTATATGAGATAGGCATGGTTGCAGGAAATTTATAGATAAGCTATACCATGTTCCTAGAGCTGTAAGCATTAGGTTGAGAAGAAACAAAAACAATGAGATGTCTGGTGCGGAATTTTCTAGCTGAGAATCAATCAGTATGGGCACCTACTTTAGGAGTACAATTTGCAGTTCTATGTACAAATTGGACATACCATTTACAGTGGTGCTGAAGCTTTC
Protein-coding regions in this window:
- the LOC123165173 gene encoding ubiquinone biosynthesis O-methyltransferase, mitochondrial, with translation MLRRVAPPLRRALASSAVPHRGGARLPDPGLSSPHALPPQWRRWASAAAASSLPPPPPSPPQGPPRHAGGGSAASSLNPAEVAKFAAIAETWWDSQGPFKPLHLMNPTRLSFIRSTLCRHFRRDPYSAKPLEGLKVIDVGCGGGILSEPLVRMGATVTGIDAVDKNIKIAHIHAASDPTTASIEYCCTTAEDLVKENKQFDAVISLEVIEHVANPLEFCQSLSALTVPNGATVISTINRSMRAYAAAIVGAEYILRWLPIGTHEWSKLVTPEELVLALQRASISVEEMAGFFYNPLTREWSLSDDTSINYIAYGIKKSEAPSATPQ